One Psychrobacillus glaciei genomic region harbors:
- a CDS encoding nucleotidyltransferase-like protein has product METLLRPIYQERASEANTLGIIYVEKREEVSPITDTFDSILFILTKDADQPIFTKHYTFNDKKAAMHVITEKQLRKWLLLGSNPKLVDWLINGRVVFDRNEYIEDLRRELDEFPINGRKVRMGIEFAKLSRRYLEAKLFFEQRNFLDAYTLIVESLHHLARLAVFEHGMHPEVMVWKQVKQLDPSIYKLYDELISSEESLEKRLELLFLASEFLIHSRIKEGSQHILEVLTLKECWTIQEIHEQEELKNYSVDLEVFIEFLVDRGFIFIEKKPTKSDEIMHRYYKVK; this is encoded by the coding sequence TTGGAAACATTATTGAGACCCATCTATCAAGAGAGAGCAAGTGAAGCAAATACTTTAGGTATTATCTATGTAGAAAAACGGGAAGAAGTTAGTCCAATTACCGATACGTTTGATTCCATATTATTTATTTTGACGAAGGACGCCGATCAACCTATTTTTACAAAACATTATACGTTTAACGATAAAAAAGCAGCCATGCATGTAATAACAGAGAAACAGTTAAGAAAATGGTTATTGCTTGGGTCGAATCCTAAGTTAGTAGATTGGTTAATTAATGGTCGAGTTGTTTTCGATCGAAATGAGTATATAGAAGATTTAAGAAGAGAGTTAGATGAATTTCCGATTAACGGAAGAAAAGTGAGAATGGGCATTGAATTTGCAAAGCTAAGTAGAAGATATTTAGAAGCAAAATTGTTTTTTGAGCAGCGTAATTTTTTAGATGCATATACTCTTATAGTAGAATCTCTACATCATTTAGCCCGTTTAGCTGTTTTCGAACATGGAATGCATCCTGAAGTTATGGTTTGGAAACAAGTAAAACAATTAGATCCATCTATTTATAAATTATACGATGAGCTTATTTCTAGTGAGGAATCTTTAGAAAAGAGATTAGAACTCTTATTTTTGGCGAGTGAATTTTTAATTCATTCTAGAATAAAAGAGGGATCACAACATATATTAGAAGTGCTCACTTTGAAAGAATGTTGGACAATTCAAGAGATTCACGAGCAAGAAGAACTGAAAAACTACTCCGTGGATTTAGAAGTTTTTATTGAATTTTTAGTAGATAGAGGATTTATATTCATCGAAAAAAAGCCAACTAAAAGCGATGAAATCATGCATAGATACTATAAAGTAAAGTAA
- a CDS encoding YgzB family protein, with product MKPYKNKINRIRSFALGLVFFGFIIMYGAIIFKEHPVLVAIFMILGVVSIIASTAVYGWIGLLSTKAVQVVCPNCGKHTKVLGRVDMCMYCKEPLTLDPTLEGQEFDQSLNRKR from the coding sequence ATGAAACCCTATAAAAACAAAATAAATCGAATACGTTCTTTTGCACTAGGCCTTGTATTTTTCGGATTCATCATTATGTATGGTGCAATAATCTTTAAAGAACATCCAGTGCTTGTTGCGATCTTCATGATACTTGGAGTAGTCTCAATTATAGCAAGTACTGCTGTTTATGGATGGATTGGTTTACTTTCTACTAAAGCTGTTCAAGTAGTTTGCCCAAACTGCGGAAAGCATACAAAAGTTTTAGGTAGAGTAGATATGTGTATGTACTGCAAAGAACCATTAACACTTGATCCAACACTGGAAGGACAAGAATTCGATCAATCTTTAAATAGAAAGAGATAA
- the perR gene encoding peroxide-responsive transcriptional repressor PerR: protein MTEVHLRDALDTLKSTGVRITPQRHAILEFIIQSMSHPTADDIYKALESKFPSMSVATVYNNLRVFREAGLVKELTYGDSSSRFDFSTNDHYHMICNSCGKIVDFHYPGLDEVEHLASHLTGFDVSSHRMEIYGVCPDCKEQATKVQ from the coding sequence ATGACGGAAGTACATTTAAGAGATGCTTTAGATACATTAAAATCAACTGGTGTACGAATTACACCTCAGCGCCATGCGATATTGGAATTTATCATCCAATCCATGTCACATCCAACCGCGGACGATATATATAAAGCGCTTGAAAGTAAATTTCCAAGTATGAGTGTTGCAACTGTCTATAATAACTTGCGTGTTTTTAGAGAAGCAGGACTTGTAAAAGAGCTAACATACGGAGATTCTTCTAGTAGATTTGATTTCTCTACGAATGATCATTATCATATGATTTGTAATTCTTGTGGTAAAATTGTTGATTTTCATTATCCAGGATTAGATGAAGTGGAGCATTTAGCTTCTCATTTAACCGGTTTTGATGTTAGCTCACACAGAATGGAAATATACGGAGTTTGTCCAGATTGTAAAGAACAAGCAACAAAAGTTCAATAA
- a CDS encoding D-2-hydroxyacid dehydrogenase, whose protein sequence is MKILFSFLPNPDQQVNLIEEFPNAEFIFQKPFDEETLKTADIFVTYGEDLQACHIASAHHLKWIMVASAGLEKMPLKEIADRNILVTNVRGIHKTPMAESILAHILSIKKSLPTIAENQRNAEWSKKVNSSELFGATALIVGPGAIGGEVARILQAFGVHTIGCNRSGESANYMNEMISFSQLDELLPTADIVLSILPSTTETRHLFTYEHFHCMKRTAIFMNFGRGDVVKEEELLRALKDECMAYAVLDVFENEPLPEGHPFWKMDNVIVSPHVSSHSSQYVVRALDIFTKNLSKWIEGNNRMENMIDLEKGY, encoded by the coding sequence ATGAAGATATTATTTTCTTTTTTACCTAACCCTGATCAACAAGTAAATTTAATAGAAGAATTTCCGAATGCAGAATTTATCTTTCAAAAACCATTTGATGAAGAAACATTAAAAACTGCAGATATATTCGTTACTTATGGCGAGGATTTGCAAGCATGTCATATTGCATCAGCGCACCACTTAAAATGGATTATGGTCGCTTCAGCTGGATTAGAAAAAATGCCACTGAAGGAAATAGCTGATCGGAATATACTTGTGACGAATGTAAGAGGAATTCATAAAACACCTATGGCAGAATCGATTCTTGCTCATATTTTATCGATAAAAAAATCTCTTCCTACAATTGCTGAAAATCAAAGAAACGCTGAATGGTCTAAAAAAGTGAATTCATCTGAGCTCTTTGGTGCAACTGCATTAATAGTAGGTCCTGGAGCAATTGGTGGTGAAGTAGCGAGAATTCTGCAAGCTTTTGGTGTTCATACAATAGGGTGTAATAGAAGTGGAGAATCAGCAAATTATATGAATGAAATGATTTCTTTTTCTCAATTGGATGAGTTGCTTCCAACTGCAGATATTGTCCTTTCTATTTTGCCTAGCACAACAGAAACTCGTCATTTATTTACTTACGAGCATTTTCATTGTATGAAGCGAACAGCTATCTTTATGAATTTTGGAAGAGGCGACGTGGTGAAAGAGGAAGAACTGCTTCGGGCACTAAAGGATGAGTGTATGGCGTATGCAGTGCTAGATGTCTTTGAAAACGAACCACTTCCAGAAGGACATCCTTTCTGGAAGATGGACAATGTGATTGTCTCTCCTCATGTTTCTAGCCATTCCTCACAATATGTCGTAAGGGCTTTAGATATATTTACAAAAAACTTGTCGAAGTGGATAGAGGGGAACAATCGAATGGAGAATATGATTGATCTGGAAAAGGGATACTAA
- the bcp gene encoding thioredoxin-dependent thiol peroxidase: MQILEGMIAPKFSLKNERGEIISLNDFAGKKYVLLYFYPKDSTPGCTTEACDFRDTHDAFSELNAVILGVSADDEKAHTKFIQKHGLPFSLLIDDTHEVSEAYGVWGLKKMFGKEYMGIQRSTFLIDPTGTIVKEWRKVKVNGHVEEALKTLKDILNNGE, encoded by the coding sequence ATGCAAATACTTGAAGGAATGATTGCACCTAAATTTTCATTGAAAAATGAGCGTGGGGAAATAATCTCGTTAAATGATTTTGCAGGAAAGAAATATGTCTTACTTTATTTCTACCCTAAAGATTCGACTCCAGGTTGTACGACGGAAGCATGTGATTTTAGAGATACACATGATGCTTTTAGTGAATTGAATGCTGTCATTTTAGGTGTAAGTGCCGATGATGAAAAAGCACATACAAAGTTTATCCAAAAGCATGGTTTACCCTTCTCATTATTAATCGACGATACACATGAAGTATCGGAAGCTTACGGTGTCTGGGGTTTGAAAAAGATGTTCGGTAAAGAATATATGGGAATCCAACGATCTACCTTTTTAATTGATCCAACAGGAACAATTGTAAAGGAATGGCGCAAAGTCAAAGTAAATGGCCATGTAGAAGAAGCACTTAAAACATTAAAAGATATTTTAAACAATGGAGAATGA